The following is a genomic window from Micrococcus cohnii.
CTGCTCGACGATCAGGTGGATCAGCGCGAAGGTCCGCTCCTGCTGAATCGCCTGCAGGGCTGCCTCGACGGCGGCCGGCACGTCGGCGTCCCGCTCCACACGCACGCCGAACCCGCCGAACGCCTGCGCCATGGCGGCGAAGTCCGGGTTCTTCAGCTGGGTTCCGGAGATCCGCTCGGGGTACTGCCGCTCCTGGTGGGTGCGGATCGTGCCGTACTCCTGGTTGTCCATCACCACCACCAGCGGAGTCGCCCCGTACTGCGCGGCCGTCGCGAACTCCTGACCGTTCATGAGGAACTCGCCGTCGCCGGCGAACGTCACCACGGCGCGGCCCGGGAAGTTCAGGGAGGCGGCGATCGCGCCCGGCACGGAGTAGCCCATGGAGCCGTTGCGGGCGGAGATCATCGCCCGGTAGCCCTCGGTCGGGAAATACCGGTGCGCCCAGTTGGTGTGCTCGCCCGCGCCCAGCGAGATCATGGCGTCCTGCGGCAGCCGCGGCACCAGGTTCGCGACGAGGGTGGCCATCCGCGCCTGACCCTCGGACGGCTCGGCCGACGGCAACGCGGCGAAGTCCTCCTGCTCGGCACGCTTGCGGGCGGTCCAGTCCGCCCATTGCTCCTTCACGGCCAGCTCCATGCGGACCAGATCGCGCACGAACACGTCAGGTTTGGCCACGATCTGGTGTGACACCGGGCCGGAGCGGCCGCGCAGCGCCGGGTCGATCGTCACGAGGAAGTTCTTCTTGTCCCAGTTCTGCCGGATGGTGAAGCCGTCGGTCACGACGTCGCCGGGCACGGTGCCGACGAAGACGATCAGGTCGGTCTCCTCGAGCAGCGCCTGAGTGGCGTCCGGGCGGCCGTAGCCGATCGGACCCACGTAGGACGGCGAGGAGAACGGCACGGTGCCCTCGGTGCGCCATTCGGCGGCGGCGGGGATCTTGTGCTCCTCGAGCCAGCGGGTCAGGGTCTGGGCGCCTTCGTCGGTCCAGTCGTTGCCGCCGGTGATGAACAGCGGCTTCTCGGACTGCTTGAGCGCGGAGTGCAGCGCCTTCCAGTCCTCGACCGTCATGCCGCCGTGGGCGACGGGGATCTGCGGGTGCACCTCGTGCGGGACCAGCTCGCGGATGATGTCCTCGGGCAGGCCGACGACCACCGGGCCGGGGCGTCCCGAGGCGGCCGCGAACATGGCCTCGGCCACGATCTCGGACGCCCGCTCGGCGTGGTCCAGCACCATGACGCGCTTGGCTCCCGTGCCGAACCACGCGTGCGGATCGAACTCCTGGAACGCCTCACGGTCACGATGCTCGAAGGGGATCAAGCCGACGAAGAGGACCATCGCGGTCGAGTCCTGCCACGCGGTGTGCAGACCGACGTGCGCGTTGGCGGCGCCGGGACCACGGGTGACCATGGCCACACCCGGCACGGTGTTCATCTTGCCGTCCGCTTCGGCCATGTACGTCGCACCGCCCTCATGCCGGCACACGACGTTCTCGATGCCGGAGTCGTGGAGCCCGTCGAGCACGTCGAGATAGGACTCTCCGGGGACCGAGTACAGACGTTCCACCCCGTGGGCCTCGAGTGTCTTGACGATCAGATGACCGGCGGAAATCCGGTCGGTCGACGAAGTGCTGGTGCTCATGTGTGCTCCTGTGCGTCGTGTGCGCGGGTCCGAGCTCCGGTGCTCGGCTCGACGGCACCGGTTGTGGCTTGGCAGACAGCGTATCCGAGCGCCGCCCGGCGTCGGCCATGTCTGCGCCGCGTCAGGGCGCGGCTCGTAGAGTGGACTCATGCTCTCCCCACAGACTCTTGACCGACTCACCTCGATCGCCGTGTTCCTGAACACCGCCCCCGGAGCCCGCGGCGGCCAGCAGCAGGCCGAGCGACTCGAGTTCGGCACCCAGCTGCCCGATGTCGTCCCGGCCGTCCACGAGGGCCGCCAGAAGGTGCGCGTCGCGGACGCCGCCCTCGAGCGGGCCCACAGCCTGCGCGACCGCCTCACCACACTCTGGACGGACGCCTTCCAGGAGAAGGACGTGACCGACCAGATCAACGCGCTGCTGCAGGCCACCGGCCCGCTCGAGCTGCTCGCCACCGACGAAGACCTGATCTTCGCCCCGGCCGACGCCCCGGCTGACGCCGTCGAGCGGCTCCAGGCTCTCGCCGCGCTCGCCCTGGCGGACACCGCCGTCGAAGGAGAGCTGAGCCGGCTGCGCGTCTGCGCGGGCGAGGACTGCGAGAACATGCTGGTCGACGCCAGCCGCAACCGCTCGAAGCGGTTCTGCGACGAGGCCAACTGCGGCAACCGCATGCACGTGCGCTCCTACCGTGCCCGTCAGGTCGGCGAGGAGGAGGCCGCCCAGACCGCGACGAAGTCCGCGCCCTCCCAGCCCGCCCGCGCCGAGGCACCCGCGGACGCTCCCCGCTCCGGCCAGGCCGACACCGCGTCGCCGGACTCGACGACGGCGTCGCTGTCCAAGAAGGAGCTCAAGCGCGAGCTCGAGCGGCTGCGCGCCGAGCACAAGGGCGTGAAGAAGGCCCGCAAGCGGGCGAAGAAGGTCGAGGACAAGGCCGAGAAGAAGCGCCTGAAGAAGCAGCTCGACGGCCTGGAGAAGACGATCGGCAAGCTCGAGAAGCGCCTGAAGTGACCGCCGCGGGCCGCGGGCGGACAGAGCTCGTCGGCAGCGGGCGCACGGCCGTAGCCTCGAGCGCATGAGCCTGCATTCCGCCTCCGCGTCCCCGTCTTCTGGCCCCGTCCTCGCCGAGCACCGCAAGGTCGGCGTGGTCGGGGCCGGCGCCGTCGGCACCGCCGTCTGCTACGCCACCCTGATCAACGGCCTGGCCGACGAGGTCGCCCTGTTCGACATCGACGAGCCGAAGGTCCGGGCCGAGGTGCTCGACCTCGCGCACGGCACGCCGTTCACGGCCACACGCACCATGACCGGCGGCGCCGACCCCGCCGTGCTCGCCGGCTCCTCGATCGTCGTCGTCACCGCCGGGGCGAAGCAGAAGCCCGGTCAGACCCGCCTCGACCTCGCGGCGTCGAACGTCGCGATCCTGCGGTCCCTGATCCCGCAGGTGCTCGAGCACGCCCCCGACGCCCTGCTCGTGCTGGTGACCAACCCGGTCGATGTGCTCACGCTCGTCACGCAGCGCATCTCGGGCCTCGCCCCGGGGCGCGTCATCGGCTCCGGCACGCTGCTGGACACCTCGCGCCTGCGCTGGCGCATCGCGTCCGAGAGCGGCGTGCACCCCCGCTCGGTGCACGCCGCGGTGCTCGGCGAGCACGGGGACACCGAGTTCCCCGCGTGGTCGACGGCCTCGATCGGACCCGTGCCGCTGCTGCGGTGGCCCAGCCCCGAGGACCCCGCGTTCACGCGGCAGCGGCGCGAGGAGATCACCGGCTCCGTCGTGAACGCCGCATACAAGGTGATCCAGGGCAAGGGGGCGACGAACTACGCGATCGGTGTGGCGACGGCGCGGCTGATCGAGGCGATCGTCAAGGACGAGCGCGCGATCCTGCCGGTCTCCACGGTCCAGGACGGACCCCACGAGCTGCATGACGTCGCCCTGTCCCTGCCCTCGGTGGTCGGCCGTGAGGGCGTGCTGCGCGTGCTGGAGACGGAGCTGGACGAGGACGAGATGCGGCTGCTGCGGGTCTCAGCCGATGCCCTGCAGGCGGCCGCCGGGTCGCTGGGGTTCTGACGTCCCCGCGGGCTCAGGCCCGGTCGCCGGCGTGGCCGCTGTCCGCGTGATCGCCGCCGTCCGTGCGGTCGTGAGTCGTGGGAGCGTCCGGGTCACGCTGCTCGGCCTCCTGCTGCGCGGCGCGCTCGCGGGCGCGCCGCTCGGCGACGGCACGGCGGTGCGTCTCCTCGGAGGAGCGGTGGGTGCCCGAGCCTTGGGAGAGGTGCTCGGGGTTCTCGCGTGCGGACAGCTGCAGCATGGCGACGACCACGAGGCTGACGATGAAGAAAACGCCGAAGGCGATCAGCCCGATGTCGACGCGCAGCGGGTTGTGCGTGCCTCCGGAGGCCGTGACGGCCGCGATCACACCGCCGATCGCGCCCAGGACCGCCGAGAAGACCAGGGGCCCCTTGACGGTCTCACGCAGGCCGCCTCGGCCACCGCGCGCTCCCGGTGCCGGCGTGCCGGTGGCACGCGCGGCGGACTGCGGGCCGGAGGCCGGCGCGGACGATGCGCGGCCCTGCTCGGGGCGGGAGGACGATGCGCTCACGGGATGGCTCCTGACGGGATCTGGACGCTGACGGGCTGGGGCTGACCGCCGAAGACTGCCCGTCAGTCTACGCGTCCGGGCGCCCGGTCTGCCTCGAGGTTGCGGGCCTTGCGGACGTCGAGCGCCATGCCGACGCCCGAGACCGCCAGCAGCGTGCCGATGATGATCGCGCCGCCGCCGACGATGCCGAGCTGGCCGTGCGGGTTCAGGTGCGATCCCAGCGCCAGCGCGACGCCCGAGCCCAGACCGGCCAGACCCGTGATGAGCTGGTCGCGCGCCGGCAGGAACGCGCGCCGGTGGCCGAACCACGCGACAAGCTCGGCGACGCCGCCGACGGCGAGCGCGGCGGCGACCGTCAGGCCGATCGCCTGCGGGGCGGAGAGGAACAGCAGCACGATCGTGCCCAGCATCCACGCGGCAGCGGCCATCGACAGCGGCGAGCGCATGGCGACGGGCACGGGCTCGCGGCGCAGGTACTCCCACATGGCGGAGCCGGAGAACACCAGGTACAGGGCGAAGGCGACCTTCATCCACAGCGTGCTCGGCTCCTGCACGAACACCGTGGTCAGGCCGAAGATCAGCGCCACGCCCGCGCGGATGAGGATCGGCTTGGCGACGGCGTCGGCGGTCTCGAGGTCGGGTTTCACAGCAGGCACCGGTCCATTCTAGGCGGGGCGGCCAGGACCTCCGGGTCCCGGCCGCCCCGGGGCGGGAACGGCGTCCACCGCCGGGCCGCCGGGCTCAGGACTCGCCCCGCATCCACGCGTCGGTGCGGGCACGCAGGCCGAGGGTGAGGGCGCGCATGCCCATGTAGACGCCCGCGAACCCGATCCACAGCAGCGCCACCTGGGCGCCGACATCGGACCCTCGCCCGACCGCGACCTGCGTGAGCAGCCACAGGGCCGGGGCGTACACAGCGAGGTTCACGACGCCGGCCAACGCGAGGTACCGCGCGTCGTCGGCCCCGATGAGCACCCCGTCGAGCACGAACACGTACCCGGCCAACGGCTGCCCGGCGGCGAGCACGAGCAGACCGGCCGCGGCGCCGGCCTGCACCGCCGGATCCGGGGTGAACAACGGCGGCAGCACCCCCGCGAGGACGGCGAGCAGGGCGCCGGTGACGAGGCCGAAGCCCAGCGACCACCGCACCATCACGCGGGTGAGCGCGCGGACGGCCGGCCGGTCGTCGCGGCCGAGCTCGTGGCCGATCAGCGCCTGCGCGGCGATCGCGAGCGCGTCCAGGGCGAAGGCGAGCGTCGAGAACAGCGTGAACACGAGCTGATGGGAGGCCAGGGTGACCTCCCCCAGCCCGGTCGCCGCCAGGACGGTGACCAGGATGGCCGCCCGCAGGCTCGCGGTGCGCAGCAGCAGCCACGAGCCGACCTGCGCGGTGGCGCGCATGCCGTGGAACGTCGGAGCCGCGGACGTGCCGGCCACACCGAAGCGCGGCCGCAGCACGAGCAGGTAGGCGGCGAGCATGGCCCACTGCACGAGCGAGGTGCCCAGCGCCGAGCCGGCCACCCCCATGCCGGCCCCGTAGACGAGCGCGACGTTCAGGCCGATGTTCACGCCGAAGCCCAGGCCCGCGACGACCAGCGGGGTCACCGTGTCCTGCAGTCCGCGCAGGATGCCGGTGGCGGCGAGCACGGCCAGCAGGGCGGGCAGGCCGGGCATGGACCAGCGCAGGTATGCGACCGCGTGCTCCTGCACGTGCGGGCCGGCGCCGAGGGTCGCCACAAGACCCGGGGCCACCAGCCAGCCGAGCACCGCCAGGAGGGTGCCGAGCAGCAGTCCGAGCCACACGCCGTCGCGGCCACGGTCCAGGGCCTCGGCGTGGCGCCCGGCCCCGGTCAGGCGGGCGACGGCCGGCGTCGTCGCGTAGGCCAGGAAGACGAGCAGGCCGGTGACGGTGTGCAGGACGGTCGTGCCCAGGCCCACGCCGGCCAGCGGCGCGGTCCCCAGATGCCCGACGATCGCGGTGTCCGCGAGCAGAAACAGCGGTTCGGCGATCAGCGCGCCGAACGCGGGGACGGCGAGCGCGAGGATGCGCCGGGCCAGACCGTCGGTCGGGGCGGGGGCCGCCGTGTCCCCGGGACCCGCCGGCGCCTCCTGGGGCGGGCCGGCGTCGGGACGGGCGCTCACAGGCCGAGCAGGGCGGCGCCCGGAGCGAGCAGCGGCGCCAGTCCCTGGACGAGGACGTCGGCGGCCTGAGCTTCGTCCTGTCCTGGCATGTCCGGCAGGTGCGGGGCCACGAGGTAGAGCATGAGCACGGCGATGCCGTTGTTCACCATGTGCAAGGCCATCGCGTAGCCGAACGAGCGGCCCACGAGGATGTACGACACCGTGATCGCGACGGCCAGCGTCAGGTACGGCACCGTCTCCACGAGCTCGAACCGGCCACCGGTGCCGAGGAAGTGCAGGAGCACGAACGCCACGATCGAGACCGCCGCACACACCCACACGTTGATGTAGCGGGAGAGCTTGCCGATCAGCAGGTGGCGGAACAGGTACTCCTCCACCAGGGGCGCCATGAACACCGTCATCACGATCATCAGGGCGGGCGGGGCCTGTGTGGTCATGTCCTCCAGCGCCGCCTGGTTGGCGGACTGGTTCGCCTCACCGATCAGGCTGAGCACGATCATGTTCACGACGATGCACGCGAACCACGTGGCCGGCAGCAGGAGCAGCTTCAGCCATGTGCGATGGCGGAACGCCCCGAGCGAGTGCAGCAGCGGACGCCACGCGACCGCCAGCACCACGACCGTCAGGAGCACGTAGCTGACGAAGTTCATGAAGAACATGTCCCGCGGCGTCATGTCCTCCGGATTCGCCGGCACCAGGCCCGCGACCATCAGCAGCAGACCGCCCAGCCCGAGCAGCATCAGGACGGCGTAGGCGGCCACCACGAGCGCGTCTCCCCAGTGGAAACGACCGGGCGCCCAGGCTGACGGCCGGGAGCGGGGATCGCGGGGGACGGCCGAGGCGGGATGATCAGACGGCCAGCCCGAGGGCGGCCAGCCGGCGGGGGTGTGCGTCATGCGCGACACGCTACCAATCGGCCTGTCCGCGCGATGCTGAACACATCGGGGCGTGGGGCTTGGCGCGGTCGACCGCGTGGGCGCTACGGTTCAGGCCATGGCCTTGTTCTCTCAGCCGGTCTTCCTGAACCTGCCGACGACCGACCCCGAGCGCATCCGCGAGTTCTGGACGCGCCTGGGTGCCGACATCCTCGAGGACCTCTCCGACGACGACGCCGTGTGCGTCGAGCTCACGGACACCACCTACGCGATGTACCTCTCCCCCGGCGCCTACACCGACTACATCGGCGAGCGGGAGATCGCGGACTGCATCACGACCAACTCGTCGCTGATGTCCCTGAACGTGGGCGAGCCCGACGCGGTCGACGCCCTCGCGGACAAGGCCCTGCAGATCGGGGCCTCCGAAGTGTGCCTGCCGCAGGACCTGCTCGAGGACCTCAACCATTCGGGGCTGCACTCGCGCGAGATCGTGGACCCCGACGGCCACCAGTGGGAGTTCGTCAGCCACTGACGCGGGTGTGTCCCGGTGCGCCCGTGGCGACGTCCGCATGTGCGTTGAACCGGCCCCGCACCGAATCCATACTGCGGAAACGACCCTTCTGAGCCGCGTTTCGGGCCTCAGAAGGGTCGTTTGCGCAGTACAGACGGGGTGAGCCCAAGACAGCGGACAAGTCAGGGCGGGCGGGCAGAAGGCGCCGGTGTTCACGAGCGCGTCACTGACGCATCCCCCGCGCGTCACCACCGACTCCTACCGTGGCCTGGCCCGCACGGCCGGCCGTTCTCGAGCGCATCTGCGTCGCCGCCCGGCCGCTCACCGCCCACGCCGCACCGAGGAGTCCCATGCGAACCCGTCGTCCCCTGACCCTGCTTGCCGCCGCCGTGCTCGCGACCTCCGCCGCCGCCCCGTCCGCAACGGGCGCCGGAGCACCGTCGGCACACTCCCCCGTCGGGCAGGAACGCGGCCCGGCATCGTCGTTCGAGTTCGGCGTGATCGGCGACGTCCCCTACGGCGAGGCACAGGTCGCGCAGTTCCCCGCCATGATGGACGAGCTCTCCGCGCAGAATGACCTGGAGTTCCTCGCGCACGTCGGCGACGTGAAGTCCGGCTCATCCGAGTGCAGCGACGAGTACTTCGCGTTCATCCACGATGAGTTCACGGACCTCGAGGTTCCGTTGGTGTTCACTCCCGGCGACAACGACTGGACCGACTGCCACCGGCAGAAAGCCGGCCAGTACGATCCCCTCGAGCGCCTGGCCGCGCTGCGTGAGATGTTCTTCGCCGACCCCGACCACACCCTCGGCGAGCCCATGCGCGTCGACTCGCAGGACGAGATCGGCCTGCCGGAGAACGCCCGCTTCCGCACCCAGCGCGTCGAGTTCGGCACGATCAACGTGCAGGGGTCACAGAACTCCACCGCCCCGTGGGAAGGTCGGGGCCAGACCGAGCCGACCGAGGAGCAGCTGGCCGAGGTCGCCCACCGGGACGAAGCCAACGCGACGCTGCTGCGCGAGATGTTCGACGACGCGCGCCGCACGAACGCGCGCGGCGTCGTGATCTTCACGCAGGCCGATATGTTCCTGCCGGACCACGTGGTGGGCGGCGTGGTCGATGCCCCGGAGGACGTCGCGGTGTTCCAGCAGACGGTGCAGACCATTGCCGAGCAGTCACGGAGATTCGACGGTGAGGTCTACCTGATCAACGGTGACTCGCACGAGTACAACGCCGACGAGCCCCTCGCCGCCGGCTCACCGTGGGTCGAGGCCTACGGCGTCGAGCCGGTCGAGAACCTGCGGCGCGTGACCGTCGAGGGTGACGCCGACTCGAACGAGTGGACCCGGTTCTCCGTCGCACCGATGAACGCGGGCAAGGGCCGCCACGCCGACCAGGACCTGCTCAGCTGGGAGCGCGTGCCGTACAAGGGCTGATGTTCCCGCGGAATCCATACTGCGCAAACGACCCTTCTGAGCCCTGATTCCGGCGTCAGAAGGGTCGTTTGCGCAGTACAGAATCCCCGAGGCGCGCGAGTGCGCACCGGTCAGGCTGAGCCTCGGGCCAGGGGCCTCAGCCCTCGTCGTCGGCGCCGCCGGCGAACTGAGAGCGGTACAGCCGGGCGTAGGCGCCCTCCGCGGCCAGCAACTCCTCGTGGCTGCCCTGCTCGACGATGTCGCCGCCCTCCATCACGAGGATCACGTCGGCGTCGCGGATCGTGCTGAGCCGGTGCGCGATCACGAAGCTCGTTCGGTCTGAGCGCAACGCCGCCATCGCCCGCTGCACGAGCACCTCGGTGCGGGTGTCCACGCTCGAGGTGGCCTCGTCGAGGATCAGCACCCGCGGCCGCGCGAGGAACGCCCGGGCGATCGTAATCAGCTGCCGCTCGCCGGCGGAGATGTTCTCCGCGTCCTGCTCGATCACGGTGTCGTACCCGTCGGGCAGGGTGTGCACGAACCGGTCCACGTAGGTTGCCGTGGCGGCCTCCAGCACCTCCTCGTCGCTCGCGTCGAGGCGGCCGTACCGGATGTTCTCGCGGATCGTCCCGCCGAAGAGCACCGCGTCCTGCAGCACCATGCCGGTCTGGGCGCGCAGCCGCTGACGCGGCACATCCTGCACGTCCACGCCATCGAGCAGGATCCGCCCGCCGTCGACCTCGTAGAACCGCATCAGCAGGTTCACCAGGGTCGTCTTGCCCGCGCCCGTCGGCCCGACGATCGCGACCGTCTGCCCCGGCTCGGCCGTGAGCGAAAGATCCCGGATCAACGGGGCGCCCTCGGTGTACCCGAAGCGCACGTGCTCGAACTCGACACGGCCGGCCACCGGCTCGGGCAGGTCCGCCCGCTCCTCGTCGGCCTCCTGCTCCGGTTCATCGAGCAGCTCGAAGATCCGCTCGGCCGAGGCGACCCCGGAGATCAGCATCTGCGACATGCCCGCGATCTGCCCGAGCGGCTGGTTGAACTCGCGCGAGTACTGGATGAACGCGGTGACCGCGCCGAGCGTCATCTGCCCGCCGGCCACCCGCAGCCCGCCGACCACGGCGATGCCGACGAACCCGAGCCAGTTCACCCACTGCATGATCGGCATGATCATGTTCGCGAGGAACTGCGCCCTGAACGACGCCTCGTACAGCCGTTCGTTGCGCTCGTCGAACGTGGCGGCCATGTCCTGCTGGCGGCCGAACACGGTCACCAGCTCGTGC
Proteins encoded in this region:
- a CDS encoding thiamine pyrophosphate-dependent enzyme, whose translation is MSTSTSSTDRISAGHLIVKTLEAHGVERLYSVPGESYLDVLDGLHDSGIENVVCRHEGGATYMAEADGKMNTVPGVAMVTRGPGAANAHVGLHTAWQDSTAMVLFVGLIPFEHRDREAFQEFDPHAWFGTGAKRVMVLDHAERASEIVAEAMFAAASGRPGPVVVGLPEDIIRELVPHEVHPQIPVAHGGMTVEDWKALHSALKQSEKPLFITGGNDWTDEGAQTLTRWLEEHKIPAAAEWRTEGTVPFSSPSYVGPIGYGRPDATQALLEETDLIVFVGTVPGDVVTDGFTIRQNWDKKNFLVTIDPALRGRSGPVSHQIVAKPDVFVRDLVRMELAVKEQWADWTARKRAEQEDFAALPSAEPSEGQARMATLVANLVPRLPQDAMISLGAGEHTNWAHRYFPTEGYRAMISARNGSMGYSVPGAIAASLNFPGRAVVTFAGDGEFLMNGQEFATAAQYGATPLVVVMDNQEYGTIRTHQERQYPERISGTQLKNPDFAAMAQAFGGFGVRVERDADVPAAVEAALQAIQQERTFALIHLIVEQRVKAY
- a CDS encoding CGNR zinc finger domain-containing protein; amino-acid sequence: MLSPQTLDRLTSIAVFLNTAPGARGGQQQAERLEFGTQLPDVVPAVHEGRQKVRVADAALERAHSLRDRLTTLWTDAFQEKDVTDQINALLQATGPLELLATDEDLIFAPADAPADAVERLQALAALALADTAVEGELSRLRVCAGEDCENMLVDASRNRSKRFCDEANCGNRMHVRSYRARQVGEEEAAQTATKSAPSQPARAEAPADAPRSGQADTASPDSTTASLSKKELKRELERLRAEHKGVKKARKRAKKVEDKAEKKRLKKQLDGLEKTIGKLEKRLK
- a CDS encoding L-lactate dehydrogenase, with the translated sequence MSLHSASASPSSGPVLAEHRKVGVVGAGAVGTAVCYATLINGLADEVALFDIDEPKVRAEVLDLAHGTPFTATRTMTGGADPAVLAGSSIVVVTAGAKQKPGQTRLDLAASNVAILRSLIPQVLEHAPDALLVLVTNPVDVLTLVTQRISGLAPGRVIGSGTLLDTSRLRWRIASESGVHPRSVHAAVLGEHGDTEFPAWSTASIGPVPLLRWPSPEDPAFTRQRREEITGSVVNAAYKVIQGKGATNYAIGVATARLIEAIVKDERAILPVSTVQDGPHELHDVALSLPSVVGREGVLRVLETELDEDEMRLLRVSADALQAAAGSLGF
- a CDS encoding MATE family efflux transporter: MSARPDAGPPQEAPAGPGDTAAPAPTDGLARRILALAVPAFGALIAEPLFLLADTAIVGHLGTAPLAGVGLGTTVLHTVTGLLVFLAYATTPAVARLTGAGRHAEALDRGRDGVWLGLLLGTLLAVLGWLVAPGLVATLGAGPHVQEHAVAYLRWSMPGLPALLAVLAATGILRGLQDTVTPLVVAGLGFGVNIGLNVALVYGAGMGVAGSALGTSLVQWAMLAAYLLVLRPRFGVAGTSAAPTFHGMRATAQVGSWLLLRTASLRAAILVTVLAATGLGEVTLASHQLVFTLFSTLAFALDALAIAAQALIGHELGRDDRPAVRALTRVMVRWSLGFGLVTGALLAVLAGVLPPLFTPDPAVQAGAAAGLLVLAAGQPLAGYVFVLDGVLIGADDARYLALAGVVNLAVYAPALWLLTQVAVGRGSDVGAQVALLWIGFAGVYMGMRALTLGLRARTDAWMRGES
- a CDS encoding CPBP family intramembrane glutamic endopeptidase gives rise to the protein MTHTPAGWPPSGWPSDHPASAVPRDPRSRPSAWAPGRFHWGDALVVAAYAVLMLLGLGGLLLMVAGLVPANPEDMTPRDMFFMNFVSYVLLTVVVLAVAWRPLLHSLGAFRHRTWLKLLLLPATWFACIVVNMIVLSLIGEANQSANQAALEDMTTQAPPALMIVMTVFMAPLVEEYLFRHLLIGKLSRYINVWVCAAVSIVAFVLLHFLGTGGRFELVETVPYLTLAVAITVSYILVGRSFGYAMALHMVNNGIAVLMLYLVAPHLPDMPGQDEAQAADVLVQGLAPLLAPGAALLGL
- a CDS encoding VOC family protein; translation: MALFSQPVFLNLPTTDPERIREFWTRLGADILEDLSDDDAVCVELTDTTYAMYLSPGAYTDYIGEREIADCITTNSSLMSLNVGEPDAVDALADKALQIGASEVCLPQDLLEDLNHSGLHSREIVDPDGHQWEFVSH
- a CDS encoding ABC transporter ATP-binding protein, whose product is MSEQLSDEEILAIQESGATDGHGGGPARKAKAFWPTARRLLGLFRAERTGLAFVAAMVMAAVVFNVWAPHVLGRAMDVIFSGVISAQMPAGADRGQIIDGLRAASQDQQADMLSGMDVTPGAGIDFGELGRLILIVLTMYLVAQTFMWLQGRVLNDLTMRVVRGLREQIEAKVHRLPLSHVDTRQRGDLLSRTTNDVDNVQQAMQQAFATLVYSALTVIGIVGMMFWLSWELALIALVALPVAGVVVGIVGKRSQAQFTAQWRETGRLNGHIEESFTGHELVTVFGRQQDMAATFDERNERLYEASFRAQFLANMIMPIMQWVNWLGFVGIAVVGGLRVAGGQMTLGAVTAFIQYSREFNQPLGQIAGMSQMLISGVASAERIFELLDEPEQEADEERADLPEPVAGRVEFEHVRFGYTEGAPLIRDLSLTAEPGQTVAIVGPTGAGKTTLVNLLMRFYEVDGGRILLDGVDVQDVPRQRLRAQTGMVLQDAVLFGGTIRENIRYGRLDASDEEVLEAATATYVDRFVHTLPDGYDTVIEQDAENISAGERQLITIARAFLARPRVLILDEATSSVDTRTEVLVQRAMAALRSDRTSFVIAHRLSTIRDADVILVMEGGDIVEQGSHEELLAAEGAYARLYRSQFAGGADDEG